One part of the Nymphaea colorata isolate Beijing-Zhang1983 chromosome 8, ASM883128v2, whole genome shotgun sequence genome encodes these proteins:
- the LOC116258937 gene encoding ABC transporter B family member 19, producing MAEPAEPKAVVEAEKKKEQSVPFYKLFSCADGLDWLLMSLGSLGAVVHGSAMPVFFLFFGDLVNGFGKNQEDPLKMTHEVSKYALYFVYLGLIVCASSYAEIACWMYTGERQASKLRIKYLEAVLKQDVGFFDTDARTGDIVFTVSTDTLLVQDAISEKVGNFIHYLSTFLAGLVVGFVSAWRLALLSVAVIPGIAFAGGLYAYTLTGLTSKSQESYATAGTVAEQAIAQVRTVYSFVGENKSLNAYSEAIQNTLKLGYKAGMAKGLGIGCTYGIACMSWALVFWYAGVFIRNGVTDGGKAFTAIFSAIVGGMSLGQSFSNLGAFSKGKAAGYKLMEIIQQKPCITHDTAKGSALDHVEGNIEFKDVTFSYPSRPDVLIFRGLSIIIPAGKTVAVVGGSGSGKSTVVSLIERFYDPNQGQVLLDNVDIKTLQLSWLREQIGLVNQEPALFATTILENILYGKPDATTEEVEAAATAANAHSFVALLPNGYNTQVGERGIQLSGGQKQRVAIARAMLKNPKILLLDEATSALDAASESVVQEALDRLMVGRTTVVVAHRLSTIRNVDTIAVLQQGQIVELGNHEELLAKGSSGAYASLIRFQEMAGSGHVLASAFSRRSRSSRLSHSLSTKSLSLRSSSLRNLSYQYSTGADGRLEMISNADMKNPVPDGYFFRLLKLNMPEWPYTILGAAGSVLSGFIGPTFAILMANMIEVFYYRNLGVMESKTREFVFIYIGVGLYAVVAYLVQHYFFSIMGENLTTRVRRMMLSAILRNEVGWFDEDENNSSQLAARLSTDATNVKSAISERISVILQNMTSLLTSFIVAFIIEWRVSLLILATFPLLVLANFAQQLSLKGFAGDTAKAHAKASMVAGEGVSNIRTVAAFNAQDKILGLFRNELRVPQRRSLRRSQLSGSLFGVSQLCLYASEALILWYGVRLVQHGTSTFSKVIKVFVVLVVTANSVAETVSLAPEIIKGGEAVSSVFAILDRQTRIDPDEPDNEPVEEVRGEIEFRHVDFTYPSRPDVIIFKDLNLRIRAGHSQALVGASGSGKSSVIALIERFYDPIAGKVLIDGKDIRRLNLKSLRLKIGLVQQEPALFAASIHDNICYGKEGATEAEVVEAAKAANAHGFISGLPDGYKTAVGERGIQLSGGQKQRIAIARAVLKNPAVLLLDEATSALDAESEHVLQEALERLMKGRTTVVVAHRLSTIRGVDSIGVMQDGRIVEQGSHAELISRPDGAYTRLLHLQHLHHHHA from the exons ATGGCGGAACCTGCAGAGCCTAAGGCGGTGGTAGAAgcggagaaaaagaaagagcagaGCGTGCCCTTctacaagctcttctcctgcGCGGACGGCCTTGATTGGTTGCTCATGTCGCTTGGCTCCCTCGGCGCCGTTGTCCACGGCTCGGCCATGCccgtcttcttcctcttcttcggTGACCTCGTCAACGGCTTCGGCAAGAACCAGGAAGATCCCTTGAAGATGACCCACGAGGTCTCAAAG TACGCTCTCTACTTCGTCTATCTCGGACTCATTGTTTGCGCCTCCTCTTATGCAG AAATCGCGTGTTGGATGTACACCGGAGAAAGGCAAGCAAGCAAGCTCAGGATAAAGTACCTTGAAGCCGTGCTGAAGCAGGATGTGGGGTTCTTCGACACTGATGCGAGAACTGGCGACATAGTCTTCACCGTCTCCACAGACACCCTGCTCGTCCAGGACGCCATCAGTGAGAAG GTCGGAAATTTCATCCACTATCTCTCCACTTTTCTTGCGGGATTAGTGGTTGGCTTTGTGTCGGCATGGAGGCTTGCCCTGCTGAGCGTCGCCGTCATACCGGGCATCGCTTTCGCTGGAGGTTTATATGCATATACTCTCACTGGCTTGACTTCGAAGAGCCAGGAATCCTACGCAACTGCCGGAACTGTTGCAGAGCAG GCTATTGCGCAAGTTCGTACAGTGTATTCGTTTGTAGGAGAAAACAAATCCCTGAATGCGTACTCAGAAGCCATACAGAACACGTTGAAGCTTGGGTACAAGGCTGGGATGGCAAAAGGTTTGGGAATTGGATGCACTTATGGGATAGCATGCATGTCATGGGCTCTCGTCTTCTGGTATGCTGGAGTTTTCATTAGAAATGGGGTGACTGATGGTGGTAAAGCATTCACAGCCATATTTTCGGCTATTGTTGGAGGAAT GAGTTTAGGTCAGTCCTTCTCAAATCTTGGGGCCTTTAGCAAGGGAAAGGCTGCTGGGTATAAACTGATGGAGATTATTCAGCAGAAACCCTGTATCACTCATGACACCGCTAAAGGGAGTGCATTGGACCACGTGGAAGGCAATATAGAGTTCAAAGATGTCACCTTCAGCTACCCCTCGCGACCGGATGTGCTCATATTTAGAGGGCTTTCCATCATTATACCGGCTGGTAAAACAGTTGCTGTAGTTGGGGGTAGTGGGTCCGGAAAGAGTACAGTTGTCTCTCTTATCGAGAGATTCTATGATCCTAATCAGG GACAAGTTTTGCTAGATAATGTGGACATCAAAACTCTGCAACTAAGTTGGCTAAGGGAGCAAATCGGTCTGGTAAACCAGGAACCGGCACTTTTTGCGACCACCATACTAGAAAACATACTATATGGCAAGCCAGATGCTACAACGGAAGAAGTTGAAGCTGCTGCCACCGCTGCAAATGCGCATAGCTTTGTCGCTTTGCTTCCTAATGGCTACAATACACAG GTTGGAGAACGTGGAATTCAACTGTCTGGTGGCCAAAAACAGCGAGTTGCCATTGCCAGGGCAATGCTCAAGAACCCCAAAATCCTCCTCCTCGATGAAGCAACTAGTGCTCTTGATGCAGCTTCGGAGAGCGTTGTCCAAGAAGCCCTTGATAGACTGATGGTCGGCAGGACCACCGTTGTGGTTGCACACCGTCTCTCTACCATTAGGAATGTTGATACCATCGCTGTTCTTCAGCAGGGTCAAATCGTGGAGCTGGGAAATCATGAAGAGCTTCTAGCTAAGGGCAGCTCTGGTGCCTATGCTTCCCTCATCCGCTTCCAGGAGATGGCTGGAAGTGGCCACGTCCTTGCTTCAGCATTCTCACGGCGTTCTCGCTCCTCCCGCCTCAGCCATTCCCTCTCCACAAAATCACTGAGCCTTCGGTCCAGCAGCCTGAGAAACTTGAGTTATCAGTACAGCACTGGAGCAGATGGAAGGCTGGAAATGATATCCAATGCTGACATGAAAAATCCCGTTCcagatggttatttttttaggTTATTGAAGCTAAATATGCCGGAATGGCCATATACCATCCTGGGCGCAGCTGGTTCTGTGCTCTCTGGTTTCATTGGGCCAACATTTGCAATCCTTATGGCCAACATGATTGAAGTTTTCTATTATAGGAATCTTGGAGTCATGGAATCAAAGACCAGAGAATTCGTATTCATTTACATTGGAGTGGGACTTTATGCTGTCGTCGCTTATCTGGTTCAGCACTACTTCTTCAGTATCATGGGTGAGAACCTGACGACCCGGGTCAGGAGAATGATGCTGTCAG CAATCCTGAGGAATGAAGTTGGATGgtttgatgaagatgagaacaACTCAAGTCAGCTTGCCGCTCGTCTTTCGACTGATGCAACCAATGTGAAGTCTGCCATCTCAGAGAGAATCTCCGTGATACTCCAGAACATGACCTCTCTGCTCACATCCTTCATCGTTGCTTTCATCATCGAGTGGCGAGTCTCTCTGCTCATTCTTGCAACTTTTCCTCTTCTCGTGCTGGCCAATTTCGCCCAG CAACTTTCACTCAAGGGCTTTGCTGGGGATACAGCCAAAGCACATGCCAAAGCTAGCATGGTCGCAGGGGAAGGAGTTAGCAACATCCGAACAGTCGCTGCCTTTAATGCCCAAGATAAGATCCTTGGTCTCTTCCGAAACGAGCTCAGGGTGCCTCAGCGCCGCAGTCTCCGGCGCAGTCAACTTTCCGGCTCCCTCTTCGGCGTCTCCCAACTCTGCCTTTATGCCTCCGAGGCCCTTATTCTCTGGTACGGCGTCAGACTGGTGCAGCATGGTACCTCCACCTTCTCAAAGGTCATCAAGGTCTTCGTGGTACTCGTCGTCACTGCCAATTCTGTGGCTGAGACGGTGAGTCTCGCCCCAGAGATCATCAAGGGTGGCGAAGCCGTTAGCTCAGTATTCGCCATCCTCGATCGCCAAACCAGGATAGATCCCGACGAGCCCGATAACGAGCCCGTCGAGGAGGTAAGAGGTGAGATTGAGTTCCGCCATGTCGATTTTACGTATCCTTCGAGACCGGACGTGATAATCTTTAAGGATCTCAATCTCCGCATTAGAGCCGGCCACAGCCAAGCTCTTGTTGGCGCCAGTGGGTCTGGCAAGAGCTCCGTGATTGCATTGATAGAGCGCTTCTATGATCCCATAGCCGGGAAAGTCCTAATCGACGGGAAGGACATCCGGCGGCTCAATCTCAAGTCCCTACGCCTGAAAATCGGTCTGGTGCAGCAAGAACCTGCACTGTTTGCGGCTAGCATTCATGATAACATATGTTACGGCAAGGAAGGGGCAACAGAAGCAGAGGTGGTGGAGGCAGCAAAGGCGGCAAATGCTCACGGATTCATCAGCGGTTTGCCGGATGGCTACAAGACTGCAGTGGGAGAAAGGGGTATCCAACTATCCGGCGGGCAGAAGCAGAGGATTGCCATTGCGAGGGCTGTGCTGAAGAACCCGGCCGTGCTACTCTTGGATGAAGCAACCAGCGCGCTTGATGCGGAGTCTGAGCATGTGTTGCAGGAGGCGTTAGAGAGGCTGATGAAGGGGAGGACGACGGTGGTGGTGGCACATCGTCTATCTACGATAAGGGGCGTGGACAGCATCGGGGTCATGCAGGACGGGAGGATTGTGGAGCAGGGCAGCCACGCCGAGCTCATCTCTCGTCCCGACGGCGCTTACACCCGCCTTCTCCACTTGCAACACCTTCACCACCACCATGCTTGA